In Marinitoga hydrogenitolerans DSM 16785, the genomic window AATAGTAGAACCTATACTTATTGTTATTTTTATATTGTTATCATTAAATTTAAATGTAGTTGATTCAATAGTTTTTCGAATTATATCCATCAAATTTAACTCTTTCCTC contains:
- a CDS encoding diguanylate cyclase domain-containing protein, translating into RKELNLMDIIRKTIESTTFKFNDNNIKITISIGSTIYKEGENIDNFISRADNNLYIKQKN